In the genome of Spirochaetae bacterium HGW-Spirochaetae-1, one region contains:
- a CDS encoding thiolase: MRDVYIIASHTIRFGRYLEKTIPELSEMTVTPCLKEAGLNKQDIQALWFANSAWGEYRRQTCIRAQVALRPMGIDTIPMTNVENACAGGSTALHHAWMAVAGGVHDITMALGAEKIYDKNQALVFSGFLTGMDVGNLISIMQDFTKYSLTEQDRTDMKNHRVKYPMPVKSGGKKTKSLRDKYKDIRDNLVVAVRIGESMGYDVLKELRKLGSGDHSPFMDVYGHEARKHMRKYGTTIEQLAFIASKNHFHSTMNPNAQYQFDVAFEDVLRDRLVTWPLTRSMCAPIGDGASSAILCDEKTVRRLGLMSQAVKIRASVMGSGRARLEDEPNIGERLARRAYDISGTDPKDMNVAEVHDATAYGELHQTENLGFCKRGEGGHLALSGATKLGGRIPVNTSGGLESRGHPIGASGLGQVHEIVTQLRGKAGQRQVNKARLGIAENGGGALGVEEAAMCIHILEAPSGKSKK; encoded by the coding sequence ATGAGAGATGTTTATATCATCGCATCGCACACCATCCGTTTCGGACGGTACCTGGAAAAGACCATCCCGGAACTATCAGAAATGACCGTAACGCCCTGCCTCAAAGAGGCCGGTCTTAACAAGCAGGATATTCAGGCGCTGTGGTTCGCCAATTCAGCCTGGGGGGAATACCGACGACAGACCTGCATCCGGGCCCAGGTGGCTCTCCGGCCTATGGGCATCGACACCATTCCCATGACAAATGTGGAGAACGCCTGCGCCGGCGGCTCCACGGCCCTGCATCATGCCTGGATGGCTGTTGCAGGCGGGGTGCATGATATCACCATGGCCCTGGGCGCTGAGAAAATTTATGATAAAAATCAGGCCCTTGTGTTCTCCGGGTTTCTCACGGGAATGGATGTGGGCAACCTTATCAGCATCATGCAGGATTTTACCAAGTACAGTCTGACCGAACAGGATAGGACAGATATGAAGAACCACCGCGTCAAATATCCCATGCCGGTAAAAAGCGGCGGTAAAAAGACAAAATCCCTCCGGGACAAATATAAAGACATCCGCGATAATCTTGTGGTGGCCGTCAGGATCGGCGAAAGCATGGGTTATGATGTGCTGAAGGAATTACGAAAACTGGGTTCAGGCGACCATTCGCCCTTCATGGATGTGTACGGGCATGAAGCACGGAAGCACATGAGGAAATACGGCACAACCATAGAGCAGCTGGCCTTCATTGCCTCAAAAAATCATTTTCATTCCACTATGAATCCCAATGCTCAGTACCAGTTCGATGTGGCCTTCGAGGATGTACTGCGTGACAGGCTGGTAACCTGGCCCCTCACCCGATCCATGTGCGCCCCCATTGGCGACGGGGCCTCCTCAGCCATTCTCTGTGACGAAAAAACCGTGCGACGCCTGGGCCTCATGAGCCAGGCTGTAAAAATACGCGCCTCGGTTATGGGTTCCGGCAGGGCACGCCTGGAGGATGAGCCCAACATAGGCGAACGTCTGGCCCGACGGGCCTACGATATTTCAGGTACCGACCCCAAAGACATGAACGTGGCCGAGGTGCATGATGCCACGGCCTACGGTGAACTGCACCAGACCGAAAACCTGGGATTCTGCAAAAGGGGCGAAGGCGGGCATCTGGCTTTGAGCGGTGCAACTAAACTTGGCGGACGCATACCCGTCAACACCAGCGGTGGCCTTGAGTCCCGGGGTCATCCCATCGGTGCTTCCGGTCTGGGGCAGGTTCATGAAATCGTGACACAGCTCCGCGGAAAGGCGGGACAGCGCCAGGTAAATAAAGCACGACTCGGCATCGCTGAAAATGGCGGAGGTGCCCTGGGTGTTGAAGAGGCTGCCATGTGCATACATATACTTGAAGCGCCTTCCGGCAAATCAAAAAAATAA
- a CDS encoding class II aldolase family protein — MDIQQAKKTVCEAGIKLLKEGLVARTWGNISVRVDDDSFVITPSGRTYEDLTPDDIVLVKIADLSYDSHIKPSSEKGLHAEVYKLDRGIGAVVHTHQMNASTVAAARKEVPAIDDEMARLVGSSVRVAPYALPGTGKLARGTAAALQGRKAALMANHGAVCAGADMNEAFMVSKKLEEMCAAYIEKQYMKEAGESGAFDVKRMHEYYLKKYAKR; from the coding sequence ATGGATATACAACAGGCGAAAAAAACCGTGTGTGAAGCGGGCATTAAGCTTTTGAAGGAAGGACTCGTGGCCAGGACCTGGGGCAATATCAGCGTGCGGGTCGATGATGACAGTTTTGTCATAACCCCCAGCGGAAGGACCTATGAGGACCTCACGCCCGATGATATTGTTTTAGTGAAAATCGCTGATCTCAGCTATGACAGCCACATTAAGCCTTCATCGGAAAAGGGTCTCCATGCCGAGGTGTATAAACTGGACAGGGGTATCGGCGCTGTTGTTCATACGCACCAGATGAATGCCTCCACGGTGGCTGCGGCCCGGAAGGAGGTCCCGGCCATTGATGATGAGATGGCGCGCCTGGTCGGTTCTTCCGTCAGGGTGGCCCCCTATGCCCTGCCGGGAACGGGGAAACTTGCCCGGGGTACGGCAGCCGCGCTGCAGGGACGCAAGGCAGCTCTCATGGCAAACCACGGTGCCGTTTGCGCCGGGGCCGACATGAACGAGGCCTTCATGGTCTCAAAAAAACTTGAAGAGATGTGCGCGGCCTACATCGAGAAGCAGTACATGAAGGAAGCCGGAGAAAGCGGCGCCTTTGATGTGAAGCGCATGCATGAATATTATCTGAAAAAATATGCGAAGAGGTAA
- a CDS encoding aspartate aminotransferase family protein, with amino-acid sequence MQTTGFAISEYPDTKEVYRQLYKLISSPIRTLKKETLESYEQWFYRECKKSKAMIDEAVKYIPGGVQHNLAFNHPFPLVFTKADGGYLYDLDGHKYIDFLQAGGPTVLGSNPKVVRDKVMELLKTCGPVTGLFHEYEYLLAKKVAELMPGVDMLRMLGSGTEADMAAIRVARLATKKKYIIKMGGAYHGWSDQLAYGIRLPGTMHLEAHGVPRNCFKYTQEFYPNDIKSLERRLWLNKFRGGTAAVIMEPIGPESGTRPLDKDFNQQVRQLCDKYGALLIFDEVVTAFRIGLSGAQGYFGVTPDLTVLGKVLAGGYPSAGGLAGKKEYMKFLSAGIAGGKQKKALVGGTMAANPLSSAAGYFTICEMEKQNAAEKAGRAGDRLTRGLQSLINKYNLPFVAFNQGSICHLETVGTMLLDVNWKKPWTISATIKGAKERKVIMEHMGCAYMAEGVVTLAGSRLYTNATQSDAVIDDALKRFERVFKNIEGVK; translated from the coding sequence ATGCAAACCACGGGTTTTGCCATAAGTGAATACCCTGATACAAAAGAGGTTTACCGGCAGCTCTATAAACTGATCAGCAGTCCCATACGGACGCTGAAAAAGGAAACCCTGGAGTCCTATGAGCAGTGGTTTTACCGGGAATGTAAGAAGTCTAAAGCCATGATCGACGAGGCCGTGAAATATATCCCCGGGGGGGTGCAGCATAATCTGGCCTTCAACCACCCCTTTCCCCTTGTTTTTACAAAGGCAGATGGAGGATATCTCTACGACCTGGACGGGCATAAATACATCGATTTTCTCCAGGCAGGGGGACCTACGGTCCTGGGAAGCAACCCGAAAGTTGTCCGTGACAAGGTCATGGAGCTTCTGAAAACATGCGGTCCCGTTACCGGTCTTTTTCATGAGTACGAATACCTGCTGGCGAAAAAAGTAGCCGAACTCATGCCCGGTGTGGATATGCTCCGCATGCTGGGCAGCGGTACCGAGGCTGACATGGCCGCTATCCGCGTGGCCCGTTTGGCAACAAAGAAGAAATATATCATTAAGATGGGTGGTGCTTATCACGGCTGGAGCGATCAGCTGGCCTACGGCATCCGTTTACCGGGGACCATGCACCTGGAAGCCCACGGTGTTCCCCGAAACTGTTTCAAGTATACGCAGGAATTTTATCCCAATGACATCAAATCCCTCGAGCGGCGGCTGTGGCTGAACAAATTCCGTGGAGGCACGGCTGCCGTCATCATGGAACCCATCGGTCCTGAAAGCGGTACACGCCCACTCGATAAGGATTTCAACCAGCAGGTGCGCCAGCTTTGTGATAAATATGGGGCACTCCTCATTTTCGATGAAGTCGTCACGGCTTTCCGTATTGGTCTCAGCGGGGCACAGGGCTATTTCGGTGTGACACCGGACCTCACGGTTCTCGGCAAGGTCCTGGCTGGCGGCTATCCATCGGCTGGAGGACTCGCCGGCAAGAAAGAATACATGAAATTCCTTTCGGCCGGAATCGCCGGAGGCAAACAGAAGAAGGCCCTTGTGGGAGGAACCATGGCGGCCAATCCGCTCAGTTCGGCTGCGGGGTATTTCACCATCTGTGAAATGGAAAAGCAGAATGCAGCTGAAAAAGCAGGAAGGGCCGGGGACAGGCTGACCAGGGGGCTCCAGAGCCTCATCAATAAATACAATCTTCCCTTCGTGGCCTTCAATCAGGGATCCATCTGCCATCTGGAAACCGTAGGAACCATGCTCCTCGATGTGAACTGGAAAAAACCATGGACTATTTCCGCCACCATTAAGGGAGCCAAGGAGCGGAAAGTGATTATGGAACATATGGGCTGCGCCTATATGGCCGAGGGCGTGGTTACTCTGGCGGGGAGCCGTCTCTATACCAATGCCACGCAGAGTGATGCGGTCATCGATGACGCCCTGAAACGTTTCGAGCGCGTATTTAAAAATATCGAGGGCGTGAAATAA
- a CDS encoding AMP-dependent synthetase, with translation MNRLTIGKIRMMKNMMRSITIFLIKEFRRGTLRANIRGIKKMELQEEMSWGELIEEQARKYGEKTFLIFEKETYSYEDMDKNANRMANFFLSLKGEKGKGVALFMENSPRFLDVFIGLQKIGMYSVPVNTSLKGDSLLYILNHCDAQYLVIDDIYLDLLLKIIDRFENIKTIIVNKTSHNIQETSGKYYSLQEAYGMSSVNPETGYNKEDICFITYTSGTTGLPKGVVYRYKKTPVKSLSLVAYMLFRKKDILYTAMKLFHGNALFVTTTCAMCAGSTVVLSRKFSASRFWDDIRKYKITSFNTIGAMIPMLMKQPETPLDRKNNVRFIISAACPANLWEQFEKRFGLTIYEAYGAVDGGGKIILNLGTAPVGSIGKPPMKVIHRLVDSGMNDVPLGAEGELVFAAPKNTGKGSSVEYYKNEKASSEKSDSEWIFTGDIMKKDEKGYLYFVGRNTESMRIKGENVSAFEVEQALQKHPHVMEAAVYAVPSELAEDDIMASITLVEGQKISERDILEFIKDNLPKFAVPRYVKIVDEFAKTETFRIKKKEIESMGIVPGTYDSQQNAFR, from the coding sequence ATGAACAGATTGACAATCGGTAAAATCAGGATGATGAAAAACATGATGCGTTCCATCACCATCTTCCTCATAAAAGAATTCAGGAGAGGAACTCTCAGGGCCAACATCAGGGGCATTAAAAAAATGGAACTTCAGGAGGAAATGTCCTGGGGTGAACTGATAGAAGAGCAGGCCCGCAAATATGGAGAAAAGACATTCCTCATTTTCGAAAAAGAGACATACAGCTATGAAGATATGGATAAAAACGCCAATCGCATGGCCAATTTTTTCCTCTCGCTGAAAGGGGAAAAGGGAAAGGGCGTAGCCCTGTTCATGGAAAATTCACCACGTTTCCTCGATGTCTTCATTGGACTTCAGAAAATCGGCATGTATTCAGTCCCCGTGAACACATCACTCAAGGGCGACAGCCTGTTGTATATCCTGAACCACTGCGACGCTCAGTACCTGGTAATAGACGACATATATCTTGACCTATTGTTAAAAATAATAGACAGGTTTGAGAACATAAAAACCATCATCGTCAATAAAACATCTCATAATATTCAAGAGACTTCTGGCAAATATTATTCACTCCAGGAAGCCTACGGCATGTCATCGGTTAACCCGGAAACCGGATACAACAAAGAAGACATCTGCTTCATCACCTATACATCGGGAACAACGGGTCTGCCCAAGGGTGTCGTATACCGCTATAAAAAAACACCAGTCAAAAGCCTGTCCCTGGTGGCATACATGCTCTTCAGGAAAAAGGATATTCTCTATACCGCCATGAAACTCTTCCATGGCAACGCGCTCTTCGTCACCACGACCTGTGCCATGTGTGCCGGTTCCACCGTGGTCCTGTCACGGAAATTTTCCGCCAGCCGTTTCTGGGATGATATCCGTAAATATAAAATTACATCTTTCAACACAATCGGGGCCATGATTCCCATGCTCATGAAACAGCCGGAAACCCCCCTTGATAGAAAAAACAATGTCCGCTTCATCATATCTGCGGCATGTCCTGCAAACCTATGGGAACAGTTTGAGAAACGCTTCGGCCTCACCATCTATGAAGCCTACGGTGCAGTGGATGGCGGCGGCAAGATAATCCTGAACCTGGGGACAGCACCCGTGGGTTCCATCGGCAAACCGCCCATGAAAGTAATTCACAGGCTTGTGGACAGCGGAATGAATGATGTCCCCCTGGGAGCCGAGGGTGAACTGGTCTTTGCCGCCCCTAAAAACACCGGTAAAGGCAGCTCCGTTGAATATTACAAGAACGAGAAGGCCAGCAGTGAAAAATCAGACAGCGAATGGATTTTTACCGGCGACATAATGAAAAAGGATGAAAAGGGCTACCTCTATTTCGTAGGCAGAAATACGGAGTCTATGCGCATAAAAGGAGAAAATGTTTCAGCCTTTGAAGTAGAGCAGGCCCTGCAAAAACATCCCCATGTCATGGAAGCTGCAGTTTATGCCGTGCCGTCGGAACTGGCCGAGGATGACATTATGGCCAGCATAACTCTCGTTGAGGGCCAAAAGATTTCCGAGAGAGATATCCTTGAATTTATAAAGGATAACCTGCCGAAATTTGCCGTGCCGCGCTATGTGAAGATTGTTGATGAATTCGCTAAAACCGAAACCTTCAGGATTAAGAAGAAGGAGATCGAGTCCATGGGCATAGTTCCCGGCACCTATGATTCTCAACAGAATGCATTCCGGTAA